The window AAGGCTTCAATAAAACCAGCCGGATGCCCCGCCTTAAAGCGGTTGTATCTCGGCAAGTTTGCGATTTTCACATCGCCTGTTCGGTCGCTTAAAGTGACTCGGCCCTGCAGGTCACAAACCTTCAGTGTTTCCGGTTCCAGCTGGAACCATTCGGCACTTCCTTCGCTACCATACACACGAATACGCAAGCCATTGCGGTTTCCCAGAGCAGTCTTGCTGAACCAAATCTGAGCACGAACGTCATTGGTGTAACGAACCAAGGCTCCCACGTTGTCTACAATCTGCGGGAACAAGCCATAGGTTGCTTCATCCGCAATAATACGAGTGGGGCGTTCTCCCGTCAGGAAATAAACCATATTGTGCAAGTGACTTCCCAAATCCAGAGAAATCTTCGGGATGACCGTATCCTTCAAGCGCCAGGCCTGCGGTTTCGGGGGAGCACCGTTATTCCCCAATCTCAAGAAACCTTCCTGAGGCATTTCCACCTGGACCTGCTGAATCTTCCCCAACTTGCCATCTTCGATCCACTGCTTCAATTCGCGGACCATAGGATAGCCGGTATAGTTATAGGTGGTACAGAAAAACCCTTTAGTTTCAGCTACCGTATCTGCAATGGACTTACCTTCCGCCACGCTGGTAGCAAGAGACTTTTCGCAAATCACCGGAAAACCAGCACGCAAAGCAGCTACCACTATTTCTTCGTGATAGTCGGTGGGGGCCAATACAACAACAGCGTCCAGCTTGCCCTTTTCAGCAGCAAGCAATTCCTTGTAATTCCCATAAGTGCGAGCCGGGTCAACACCCCAGGCTTCCGCGGTTTCGCGATTGACGCTTTCGTGAGTGCTGAACACGCCGGCCACAAGTTTAAAACGGCCATCCATCTGGCTGGCGGCCTTGTGAACCTCTCCAATGGCAGAATTCACGCCACCACCAATAAACGCAATGTTGTAAGGCTTAATCATACAAGCCAATATAAACTTATTTCATCCTAATGCGAATCAAATTGTTCATATTTGCGGTTTTTGACCTCATTTCCTGTACGGATTCAAACTGCAAGAACACAATGCCCGCCTTGTAATAGAAGAAATCGGAGACAACATCCCCCTCCTTATACCACAGGAACTTTTCCACCATATTTTTCTGAATCTCAGGAGCAAAGTCAACACCATCCACAATCCCAGTATGGTTCGCCATAACACAGTGACGCAAGAAAGGCTTCACGTCATTCTGAGCCTTTCCTGAGTCGTCATTCTGAGCCTTTCCTGAGTCGTCATTCTGAGCGCAGCGAAGAATCCAGGAAACATCCAGCCCGCATTCCGCAGCGATCAACATCTTAGGGTAATCCACGCCCGTAGCGTACTTCACGAATTTGATGTACAAGTCTCCGGGAGGCCTGCGGCAAATCTCGATAATCACGGGAATGCCATCGTCCTGCTCAATATACTGGATATGGAGAATACCATCCACCAGATGCAAATCGGCTGCAATACGTTCGCTGTATTCCACCAGTAGATTCAGACCTTTCTGGCTTGTACTACTTGGCGTATTCGCCCCGCTGACCATGTATTTATTCAAATAATACTGTTCATTATCCGCGAAGTAAAAAGCCACCTTGCCATCTTTCAAAAAACAGCTGAAACCATGATTGGAACCCACTACAAATTCTTCCACCACAATGTGGTCCTCGCGAGTTCGCGCAACCGCATCTTCGTAAGCGGCCTGGGCTTCGTCCAGGTTATTCACACGATGAATCCCCTTACCGCCCGTAAGGTCCACAGGCTTTACAATCAGCGGGAACGTAAGACCCGCACAAGCCTCGTCAAGAGATAAAAACTGATGCTGAGATTCCTCAGCATGACGTGGGGCGGACTCGGCATGAGAGACGGACACACGGCGGGAGCGAGGTGTCGGAATTCCCAGACGTTCCGCCAAAGCGCGGTACTTGTCCTTGTGATGAATCTGCAAGCTAGTCTCTAAACTATCATGACCAGGCAAGCCCAACTTTTCACACACATAAACCGTACTCAGCAAGGCAAAATCATTACAGCCGGAACACACCGCACTCACCCCTTCTTCTCGGGCAAGAGCAAGCATCGCATCCTTATCGCTAAAATCAGCGAACACATTCTTGTCCGCATACGGATGACCCAGCCCTTCGCGGGCGTTCCCTGTGGTGATTACAAAATAACCAAGTTCCTGTGCCGCCTGAATCAGGGGAATTTCAGCGTGACCGCCACCTAAAAGCAACAACTTTTTCTTTGACATCCACGCCTCAATTTAGAACAACATAAGGAGTCCAGCGTTTGTAAAAACGTTCCTGGAAAGGTAAGGGCGACAAGATCGGTTCGTGGTCCCCCTGCACAATAAAACGCACATCCGGATGTTTGCGGGCCAAGTCCGCCACACGCTTCAAAGTCTTCTCGATGGCAGCCGGATACAATTCTTCCAGATCCTTCATGGAAATGCGGTAAGGATCCTCCCCCTTCAGCGGGAACTTGGATTCCGACGTGGTCCAGGCTACAAAAACCTTCCGACCCTGCGCACTGTCCCCACCGGCGGCAGCTGCAGTCAAAACAGAATCCATTATCCGCACCGCATCCGCGTCACTGTCCAGCCCCCAATGCACATTCTCAAAACCGATGTTGCGAATATACTTGTGACGCCACTGCACCGTACTATCCCCAGCAAAGAAGAAGTAGGTTTCGTAACCGAGACCAGACAGCACATTTGGAGTAAACGTGGTATCCCTACGACGAGTCACGGAATCACGAGCTAGAGAGTAAACAAGATCCTCACGTTCCGCCGTGCGGGTACGGCTATACATACGGCTATGCACCCCAACCTTCATGGGGGCGTTGGCCGCCCTCAGCAAAGACAATTCCGATTCAAAAGCCTGATGATCAAGAGGAATGCCCCAACTTTCCACCAGCACCAAAACATTACTGCGAGTGGTATCCAAAAATCCAGGCGTTACAATGGCGGTATCCACCACCTCGTACTTCGCCTTAAATTCCTCCGGCAGCACCTTCCGTTCCACAGACTTTGGCGCCGTACGAGCCAAGTACTCCACCACCGGAAATTGAGCCACCGGCTGAGCAGGATAATAATTATACGCAGCCAAATGGAAAACCAGTGATACAAACATGATCAGGTTGATGGTGGGGAAACTAAACGCAGGAATCTTCCACATCATGGCAACAGCCAGGCCGCAAGTAGCAATGGGCACAACAGCTCGCCATTCCATATCCCAACCCTTAATTGCCAGCAAATTGCTCAAATCCATAAAGGCAACCACCAGCATCACCGCGATAATGAGGACCAATGCCACAATGCGTAGAACCTTTTTCGTCATGCTGAGCGAAGTCGAAGCATCCAGTGACGTTCTGACCCATACAAAAATAAGCAATAGCGCAAGTTCACTATACCCAAACAAACCGCGCACAATATCCTGCCCGTTCTCGAAGGTAATCAAGAACGGCGCAATCGTAATCAACGCACTAGCAATCAATGGGTAAAGTAAACGCTTCATACAGGGGTAATTTAATATATTTAAATCGCATTAAGAAAAGCCCGGTGGCGGAGGTTGCAAGTTACACGGCCGGGAACATAAACCCTTTTTGCAAACCAGCTGGATAGCTGTCAGGAACATCACCTGATCGAGTGAAGCTCTGCTTCCAAGTAACGCCAGGGTAGGCCCCTGCCAGTAATTTTGCAAAATCATCCCACATATTCGTTTTCGATTCGGTGGCGACGGCCACCTGAATTACTCACGCACTATGCAAATCGCATGGTGTATTACCTATTGACATCCACTTCGGAGATATGTATATTATGCATATAAACCCAACTATTGAATGGAACGCCGAGAAAGCTAAAAAGCTTTGGGAAGAAAGAGGCATTTCGTTTAATGAAATTATGGAAAAACTCAAGTCAGGAGAGTTCAAGGTCTGTCCGGTGGACAACCAAAAAGACCACA is drawn from Fibrobacter sp. UWR4 and contains these coding sequences:
- a CDS encoding Gfo/Idh/MocA family protein encodes the protein MIKPYNIAFIGGGVNSAIGEVHKAASQMDGRFKLVAGVFSTHESVNRETAEAWGVDPARTYGNYKELLAAEKGKLDAVVVLAPTDYHEEIVVAALRAGFPVICEKSLATSVAEGKSIADTVAETKGFFCTTYNYTGYPMVRELKQWIEDGKLGKIQQVQVEMPQEGFLRLGNNGAPPKPQAWRLKDTVIPKISLDLGSHLHNMVYFLTGERPTRIIADEATYGLFPQIVDNVGALVRYTNDVRAQIWFSKTALGNRNGLRIRVYGSEGSAEWFQLEPETLKVCDLQGRVTLSDRTGDVKIANLPRYNRFKAGHPAGFIEAFANYYRDIADCLEQYLATGSFTSKYVCGIKTSLEGLAMMEAAATSAKSQKWENI
- a CDS encoding acetyl-CoA carboxylase biotin carboxylase subunit family protein: MSKKKLLLLGGGHAEIPLIQAAQELGYFVITTGNAREGLGHPYADKNVFADFSDKDAMLALAREEGVSAVCSGCNDFALLSTVYVCEKLGLPGHDSLETSLQIHHKDKYRALAERLGIPTPRSRRVSVSHAESAPRHAEESQHQFLSLDEACAGLTFPLIVKPVDLTGGKGIHRVNNLDEAQAAYEDAVARTREDHIVVEEFVVGSNHGFSCFLKDGKVAFYFADNEQYYLNKYMVSGANTPSSTSQKGLNLLVEYSERIAADLHLVDGILHIQYIEQDDGIPVIIEICRRPPGDLYIKFVKYATGVDYPKMLIAAECGLDVSWILRCAQNDDSGKAQNDDSGKAQNDVKPFLRHCVMANHTGIVDGVDFAPEIQKNMVEKFLWYKEGDVVSDFFYYKAGIVFLQFESVQEMRSKTANMNNLIRIRMK
- a CDS encoding toxin, encoding MYIMHINPTIEWNAEKAKKLWEERGISFNEIMEKLKSGEFKVCPVDNQKDHKGQKMFLIEMNGYTHCVPFVETDSGVFLKTAFKSRKHQKEIL